GTATACTagtacaaaaactccaaaaagtcCAGGTGAAAGcggttttatttttcagttgaTGTTAAGCAATTCAGGACTGCCAGTCCTCTTCCCCATATATTTTAACATGGCACTATTGAAATATAAACTCACAGGTCGTAAAATTACGATAtcagaaaagtcaaaaatgccTTAATTATTCAGTTGATGTAGATTCAAACTCCAGCCCTCATCATGTTGTTAGGTGGCACAGCCATTCCCATGTGAGTGCCCACAGTGAGGCCAAACTTCTCACTAGAGTGCTTCTGCTGGACCTCAGGCTTCAACCGAAAGCCCGCCTCTCCATCAAAGTAGTCCATAGGTGTGAAGGTCAGGGGTGCCTCATCAAGTAGACCCTCAAGGCGGTTGCGCCAGGCCTGGAGAAGGGCAGCACTGGCCTCTCTGGGGATGCCAGATGGAGCCCAGAAGATCTGAGGTGCCAGAACTTGGAAGCCGCAGTAGTGCAGGATGCCATTCTGTTGACAATTCACACATTTAGTAGATGTTCATTCACAATTTGACAGTCAGCATTACAGACCTGAATTGGCCATAGTGTGACATTCATGTCTCCATTGATGCCATTAGCACTAAACATGGACTCTGCAGATCCGGTAGTGAAGGACAGTACAGCTTTCTTGTCCTGCAAGAGAATAGTTACCGCTTTTTCCCCCACAAAATTGAGTGCAGTCATGTTGCCTTTAGAGCAACTCAGGGTGGCAATTTGATCCATGAGCAATTAGCCAAAACGCATTCCCTGTAATGCTCACCTTGAAGATGCCCTGACCGTAGCGCTTTTCATCAGAGTAGGCATAGCCAAGCGTGAGCACTCTGTCAATCCAGCCTTTGAGGATGGCAGGCATGCTGAACCAATACATGGGGAACTAAAAATATTGCATTCATGGTCAGTTATGCTATATAGATTGCCTGACCTTTATGAAAGCCCATTCTTTACCTGGAAAATGATTAGGTCAGCCTCTGAAAGCTTGCATTGCTCTTCAGTTATGTCAACAGCCAGTTTTCCGCTCTCCCATGCCGCTTTGGTCTCGTCGGCATAACGGAAGTGCTCGGCATTCTTCACCTCACCTGTGCAAAGTTAGGGACCAGATTGTAGGGTTGTAAAAATGACCAAAGAGACTCAAACAGAGGTCTATGAAAACATTACCCTGAATGTCCTCCATTGTAGCAGCGGCTTTAAACCCGATGGCATAGAGGTCAGATACTTTCACCGTGCAGCCTTTGGCAGTCAGAACCTCAACAGCAGTGTCTTTGGCAGCAGCGTTGAAAGAACCAGAACTCTGGTGGGCATACACGATGAGGACTTTCTTTCCTGCTAAAGTTTAGGGGGGaagtaaaaggaaaaaaattaagattGAGATCACTTTAAACAACCACAACTTACCCATTTCTGAAGCCTGCTGCCACAACACAGCGTGAGGGGATCTACAATCACTATGCTGTCTGAAACAAAATGAAGGGTTTTTATACTGGAAGACCAATTGTTTCTCCCAGGTGCAGGACGGCACCAATTACAGCAACGGCCAATCAGATAACTCCCAGAAAGCCTGACAGAGAAACAGATAGATGGACATAATGGTCCACCTAAAAGACATGTTGAGCACATTTCATGTTGCAAAATTTTCCTTACTCTTATTTGATATCAGaatattaaaaatgaaatacaatTAAGAAATCCACTGCAATTTCCAGAGGACCTTTCCACCACAAGCTTGGGCatttggaaaaaagaaaaaacaggaaataagCATGTACAAATCCTACATAATGTCAAAAGTTCACCTCCACTACAATTATTCATGTCCAAGCACTGGCAATGTGTGGCCAGCACCTGTCACAACATCCAGACAATGTAATGAAAGGACCGGCAGTGTTAACATGCACGGCATTAATTAGAACCTAAAATAGCAGGCAATTAGCAGACAGTCAAGCCTTTATTCAACAATTAGAAAAACTTGTTTGGGAAGataaaatttgaatatttttacgATAAATTTCATTACCCAGCATGCATTTGTCAGCAATGCCGTTCATTtaaagcagggttcactaaatccggacctcggtgccactttttcctgtcgtgttttccacgtctctccccGAACacccctgaatcaaatgattatgtcatcagcacctctccagaagcctgataatgatcctgattattttgattcaggtgtgttggagggacACATGGAAAACTGGCACCGAAGtccagatttagtgaaccctgatttAAAGCGATAAGTGGCATGCAGCCGGTGTCAAATTGATTGCGTTCATCTGGACCAAATATGCAAATTAGGACAAACAGTCCATGTTTGGCAAATTTTATTGCATTATGCAAATCTGGAGAAGTTTACATACCTTTATTCAAATGTGGTTGCACAAGTGCGCACATCCTGATAACTGGGTAAGCAGTTTAATATGAGGTCATGAGGTAACATGTTGGCATTGTCAGATACAACAGAAATCTGAGGGGGACAGCTTGGTGCAAACTGAACTCCAATTATTCGAATTGTAGAATAAACAACAAGTTTTCACTCACAGGATAAGCCAAATTAGTGCTCCCGCAAATTTATCAGTTTAGCCAACAAAACAT
This sequence is a window from Corythoichthys intestinalis isolate RoL2023-P3 chromosome 13, ASM3026506v1, whole genome shotgun sequence. Protein-coding genes within it:
- the LOC130928008 gene encoding ribosyldihydronicotinamide dehydrogenase [quinone]-like isoform X2, whose product is MGKKVLIVYAHQSSGSFNAAAKDTAVEVLTAKGCTVKVSDLYAIGFKAAATMEDIQGEVKNAEHFRYADETKAAWESGKLAVDITEEQCKLSEADLIIFQFPMYWFSMPAILKGWIDRVLTLGYAYSDEKRYGQGIFKDKKAVLSFTTGSAESMFSANGINGDMNVTLWPIQNGILHYCGFQVLAPQIFWAPSGIPREASAALLQAWRNRLEGLLDEAPLTFTPMDYFDGEAGFRLKPEVQQKHSSEKFGLTVGTHMGMAVPPNNMMRAGV
- the LOC130928008 gene encoding ribosyldihydronicotinamide dehydrogenase [quinone]-like isoform X1, producing the protein MAGKKVLIVYAHQSSGSFNAAAKDTAVEVLTAKGCTVKVSDLYAIGFKAAATMEDIQGEVKNAEHFRYADETKAAWESGKLAVDITEEQCKLSEADLIIFQFPMYWFSMPAILKGWIDRVLTLGYAYSDEKRYGQGIFKDKKAVLSFTTGSAESMFSANGINGDMNVTLWPIQNGILHYCGFQVLAPQIFWAPSGIPREASAALLQAWRNRLEGLLDEAPLTFTPMDYFDGEAGFRLKPEVQQKHSSEKFGLTVGTHMGMAVPPNNMMRAGV